One genomic window of Sodaliphilus pleomorphus includes the following:
- a CDS encoding ABC transporter ATP-binding protein, whose protein sequence is MIEAKNIIKRYGNLEVLKGVDVTIGDGMIVSIVGPSGAGKTTLLQIIGTLDKPDSGTVTYDGVDVLRLKDKRLAQFRNKNIGFVFQFHQLLPEFTMLENVAIPALIGGCKQSQAFKRAAELLDYMGLSDRLEHKPAELSGGERQRVAVARALVNKPAVILADEPSGSLDTANKQELHKLFFTLRDEMKQTFVIVTHDESLAGNSDRILHMRDGMIVEPDSVI, encoded by the coding sequence ATGATTGAAGCTAAAAACATCATCAAGCGATATGGCAACCTCGAGGTGCTCAAGGGCGTTGACGTGACCATAGGCGACGGCATGATCGTGTCGATCGTGGGGCCCAGCGGCGCCGGCAAGACCACCCTGCTCCAAATCATAGGCACCCTCGACAAGCCCGACAGCGGCACCGTGACCTACGACGGCGTCGACGTGCTGCGGCTCAAGGACAAGCGCCTGGCCCAGTTCCGAAACAAGAACATAGGCTTCGTGTTTCAGTTCCACCAGCTGCTGCCCGAGTTCACCATGCTCGAGAATGTGGCCATACCGGCCCTCATAGGCGGCTGCAAGCAGAGCCAGGCCTTCAAGCGGGCCGCCGAGCTGCTCGACTACATGGGGCTGAGCGACCGGCTCGAGCACAAGCCCGCCGAGCTCTCGGGCGGCGAGCGGCAACGCGTGGCCGTGGCACGCGCCCTGGTCAACAAGCCTGCCGTGATACTGGCCGACGAGCCCTCGGGCAGCCTCGACACGGCCAACAAGCAGGAGCTGCACAAGCTCTTCTTCACCCTGCGCGACGAGATGAAACAGACCTTTGTGATCGTGACCCACGACGAGAGCCTGGCCGGCAACAGCGACCGCATCCTGCACATGCGCGACGGCATGATCGTGGAACCCGACAGCGTGATATGA
- a CDS encoding NAD-dependent epimerase/dehydratase family protein — protein sequence MKNVLIIGSTGQIGSELTMKLRGIYGGGHIVAGYIPGAEPKGELAESGPSEIVDITNAQQIAQAVRKYHIDTIYNLAALLSAVAENKPQLAWKIGIGGLMNVLEVAREQHCAVFTPSSIGSFGPNTPKDGTPQDTLQQPKTMYGVTKVTGELLSNYYALKFGVDTRSVRFPGLISYVTPPGGGTTDYAVDIYYYAVQGKKFTCPIKAGTFMDMMYMPDALRGAIEIMEADPAKLKHRNSFNIASMSFDPEIIYNKIKEYIPGFEMVYDVDPLRQGIAESWPNRLDDTCARMEWGWKPEYDLDAMTRDMIEKLRVKFGIKQ from the coding sequence ATGAAAAACGTGTTGATTATCGGGTCAACTGGCCAAATCGGGTCGGAGTTGACCATGAAACTGAGAGGAATTTACGGTGGCGGCCACATTGTAGCAGGCTATATCCCAGGGGCTGAGCCCAAGGGAGAGCTCGCCGAGAGCGGCCCGAGCGAGATTGTAGACATCACCAACGCGCAGCAGATTGCCCAGGCCGTGCGCAAGTACCACATCGACACGATCTACAACCTGGCTGCACTGCTCAGCGCCGTGGCCGAGAACAAGCCGCAACTGGCTTGGAAGATAGGCATAGGCGGATTGATGAACGTGCTTGAGGTGGCGCGCGAGCAGCACTGCGCCGTATTCACCCCCAGCTCGATAGGCTCGTTTGGCCCCAACACGCCCAAAGACGGCACGCCGCAAGACACCCTGCAGCAGCCCAAGACCATGTATGGCGTGACCAAGGTCACCGGCGAGCTGCTGAGCAACTACTACGCCCTCAAGTTTGGCGTCGACACCCGCTCGGTGCGCTTCCCGGGGCTCATCTCCTATGTGACGCCTCCCGGCGGCGGCACCACCGACTATGCCGTCGACATCTACTACTATGCCGTGCAGGGCAAGAAATTCACCTGCCCCATCAAGGCCGGCACCTTCATGGACATGATGTACATGCCCGACGCCTTGCGAGGCGCCATCGAGATCATGGAGGCCGACCCCGCCAAGCTCAAGCACCGCAACTCGTTCAACATCGCCTCGATGAGCTTTGACCCCGAAATTATCTACAACAAGATCAAGGAGTACATACCTGGCTTTGAGATGGTATACGACGTCGACCCCCTGCGCCAGGGCATCGCCGAGTCGTGGCCCAACCGCCTCGACGACACCTGCGCCCGCATGGAGTGGGGCTGGAAACCCGAGTATGACCTCGACGCCATGACACGCGACATGATCGAGAAGCTGCGCGTCAAGTTCGGCATCAAGCAATAG